The genomic region CGGTTTTGACACTCCTGGTCAACGCCATGGCAGCTTTCGCATTGTCGAAATACCGGTTTCGCGGCGACAAGACGGTTTTCGTGATCATCATTTCAACCTTGATGATCCCACTCGCCGTCGTCATGGTCCCGGCATATCTGGTGGTCGTTGGCGTTGGTCTTGCCGATAACCTGTGGGGCGTCATCCTTCCGACGATCGCCTCTCCGACGGCCGTGTTTTTGCTGCGACAATATATGCTGACAATTCCCGATGAACTCATTGAGGCTGCACGCGTTGATGCGGCCAGCGAATTTTGCATCTTCTGGCGAATCATTTTGCCGCTGACGGCACCTGCCTTGGCGGTGCTGGCGATCTTCTCCGTCCTTTGGCGCTGGAATGATTTCCTCTGGCCGCTTATTGTCCTCAATAGTCGAGAGAATTTTACACTGCAGGTCGGCCTGAATGCATTTCAGGGAGAATTCTCGGTCCAGTGGCATTACATCCTTGCGATGACTTTTCTCAGCCTGCTCCCTGTGACGATCGTGTTCGTGTTTCTGCAGAAATACATCACCACAGGTATTGCCGGAACCGGGATGAAGTGATCCCGGTCAGCGTGGCGACGCAATGCTGCCACGCAAAACGAGATGGCATCCCAGTTCCAGGCGGTGAGCCGGCCGCTGCGGATCATTGGCGATCAGACGCTGTTCGATCAGGGACAAGGCAGCAGCGCCGAGCCTGTCGGCCGGTACACTGATCGTCGACAATGGCGGACGACTGAACTCGCCTCGGACGATATCATCGAATCCCAGCACGGAAATCGCCTCCGGCACGCGAATGTCACGATCAGCCAATGCCTTCAGGCATCCAAGCGCCAGATTGTCGGCGGCGCAAAAGATGGCGGTCGCCCCGCGCATTTCAGGATCCTGATCAAGCAGCGCATTGATGGCCGCCTCGCCATGTCTGGGTTCATATCCTTCAGCCTCAAGGATCATGCCGTCCAGAATAGGAAGCTGCGCGGCAAGAAACGCGTCGGAAAAGCCGTCATATCTGCGCTGGATCGTCGTGCGGCCCTTCCAGGTCAGGTGCAGAATTCGACGATGTCCGAGCGCGAGCAGATGTTCGATAGCCAGTCGCGCTCCGAAGCGGTTTTCCGGCGTGACCGTATCGACCAGCATGGCCGGATCCTCGCCGTTTATGATGACGACGGGCATGCCGGCAGAAGCAAGACTTCGGATGAGTTCCGGCTGATCGTCGTTCAAGATCACGATACCATCAGCACGCTCCGAAAGCGCAATCTGTCTTACCTGATTACCATCGATTCTCCGGCCGGTGCTGACAAAGGGTACGGTTCTGATCCCGCGTCGCTCACATTCCTTCCGAAGGCCGTTGAGGATCGTCCAACTCACCAAGTTGAGGTCACTTTGCGGAGCGGCATCGTCGGGAATTGCAAGAAGCAAGACGCGCAACGCGGCAATTGTCGCCCTCTTCCTTCGGCGCTCGAGATAACCCAGACGTTTTGCTGAATTCAAAACCCTCTCACGCACTTCGATCGTGAGTGGGGCGGTTCCGTTCAGGGCGTGCGAGGCCGTGCTGAGGGACACATCCGCATCGCGCGCGACATCTTTGAGATTGACTTTGCGTTCCACTTTTCCGTCACGAGTTCTAATCGCGCCTTCGAAGGCATGTGAGCTAACTCGATGTTTTTACATAAAAACTTTCAAAAAGCCATGTGTATTATGCCAATAATTTGCCGTTCTCCGACGAAGATCGACCGCAAAGCTGCCGAAGGAGATCTGGTCGCGGCGATCTTTGCGGTCGCCGCAACGCTGAGGTGGGTCGGTCTTCCGTCGTTGCTCGGGCTGGCGGAGGACGTCGAGGAAGGCCTGGCGCCCTGCGATCTCTGCTTTCGTCACGACCGTTCATGGCATAGATCGAAGCGCTGCCGACGAGGGTGTTGTGGCGCTCGGAGCCGCAATATTGGCGCCCATGCCGTCCGAGAGCCCGAGTAGAGGAAAGGACGACCTCGTAAGGACTTGACCAAGAGGCTTGGCTTCGGGAAGCGTGCGCGCATCAGGCGACTTCCTGCCCCGCCAATTGGTCAAACAATTTTTCCACGTGCGACGACGGGCCAGATGTCCGGTCCAGTCCGATCGCCACTCGTCACCATGACCGCGTCAACCATATTGGTGACGACGCAGACATGATTTGGCACGATCCGCACCTTGTCCCCGACCTTAAGGCCGATCGCGCCCCTGCTGACCAGCCTTCCATGCTCTTCCGAAAGCTGGTCGATCGTAACGTCGTCGCGTCCGAGCACATGACCGTAACCTGCAAGGCCGAGCAAGTCTGAGGTCAGCGTCTTGGATCCGGCGTCGATCACGGCTCGATCCGGTGCGGGAACGGAGACGACGGTGGCGAGCACGTTCAGTGCACAGTCCTCCCAGCCGCAGACGCCGCGCGCCACGAGCGATCGGTCATTGTAGACATAGGTTCCGGGACGATACTCCGTCGTTATCGGGGACTCGGCCGCATGCATCATGGACGGCGTACCGCCTGAGGAAACAACCGGAACGGTGAGGCCGCGCGCATTGATGCGAGTAGTGGCCTGCCGCATGAAACGTTCGACCTGCGCCTCGCCGCCTGCCGGCGGATAAGTCATCAACCCGCCGAAAACGAGGCCGGGAGCCGCCTGGATCGCGACAGCCAAGTTCTCGGCCTCCTCGACCGTGGCTACGCCGCAGCGGTTTGCGCCCGTATTACATTCCACGAGCACCGCCAGCGGCGCAGGCGCGGCATGGAAGGCCGACGACAACCCGTCGACGACCGCGCGGCTATCGGCGACGACCGACAGATTTACTTTTTCGGCCAACGCCTTCAGGCGCTCCAGCTTGGCCGCACCCATAATATTGTAGGTGATCAGTACGTCGCGTATGGCGTTGCTGCCGCAAACCATCGCCTCGGCTTCCGAAACCTTCTGGCAGGTGATGCCGATCGCGCCCGCTGCAAGCTGCATCTCTGCGACGGCTGGCAACTTGTGTGTCTTGATGTGAGGGCGCACACGCAGACCGTGGCTGTCTGCATAATCCTGGAAGCGCTGGATGTTCCGCTTCGCGATGTCGAGATCGATAAGCACCGCCGGCGTGTCGATCGCCGTCAAATCTTTAGACGAGAAGGGCATGGGAGCCTCTGAAAACCGTATGGGAATGCTGCACTGCCGGAAACCTGTCGTCAATCGACGCTGCATCTTTATGGCAGAACCTATTGACAAGTCATTCCTCATACCTCTTGATATGTCAATCCAATAACACAGACACATGTCCGATATATTGGATTATCAGAAAAACGGTCAATCAAGGGGAACACGATGACCAATTCCGTCCTCGCCGGCACGATGTCGCTGGCCGTCGCCACAGCTCTGTTTTCCACCCCCGTCCTCGCCGATGGCAGCAAGCTCGACGAAGTGCTCGCCCGCGGCCATCTTGTCCTTGGCACGGGTAGCACCAACGCGCCCTGGCACTTCAAGAGCGCAGACGACAAGCTTCAGGGCTTCGACGTCGATATGGGTCATATCATCGCCAAGGCACTCTTCGGCGATCCCGAAAAAATCGAATATGTGAACCAGTCCTCCGACGCCCGCATACCAAACATAACGACAGGCAAGGTCGACATCACCTGCCAATTCATGACCGTAACTGGCGAACGCGCTCAGCAGGTTGCCTTCACCATTCCTTACTATCGCGAAGGTGTGGGTCTGATGCTCAAAGCGGACGGAAAATATGCTGATTATGCCGCACTGAAGGCGGCTGGTTCGTCCGTCACCGTCTCGGTCCTGCAAAATGTCTATGCCGAGGCCATGGTGCATGCTGCTCTGCCGGAGGCGAAGGTAGACCAGTATGAATCCGTGGACCTCATTTATCAGGCGCTGGAATCTGGACGCGCCGATACAGTTGCGACAGACCAGTCTTCGCTCGCCTGGTACATGACGCAGAATCCGGACCGTTACAAGGATGCCGGCTACGGCTGGAACCCGCAAACCTACGCCTGCGGCGTCAAGCGCGGCGATCAGGATTGGCTGAACTTCGTCAACACCGCTCTGCACGAAGCCATGACCGGCGTTGAGTTCGACGCTTACGCCAAGTCTTTCAAAACCTGGTTCGGCAAAGATCTAACCCCGCCTCAGATCGGCTTCCCGGTCGAATTCAAATAACAGCCGTGTGGAGCGGGACCTGTTTCCCGCTCCCTCGGCCTCAGGGGAAGGCACGCCATGGGTTACACTCTGAATTTCGCCGCCGTTTGGCGTAATTTCGATTTTCTGTTGAGCGGGCTCGCGCTGAGCCTTGGCCTTGCGGTGATCTCGATCGTGATTGGAGCGGTGATCGGCCTGTTTTCGGCCTTCGCACTGACGGCGAAGAACCGCTACGGGCTCGCAGCAGCGCAGGTCTATGTCACGGTGATCCGCAACCTGCCGATCCTCGTTCTGGTGCTATTTGCCTATTTCGCGCTGCCGCAGATGGGCGTCCGCCTCGATAAATTGGAAAGCTTCGTGCTGGTTTTGTCCCTATACTCGGGTGCTTATCTCGCCGAAGTATTCCGGGCCGGATTATTGTCAATTCCGGCAGGTCTGACGGAAGCCGGGCTCGCCATCGGCCTGACGGGGTTGCAGATCCGCAGTTCCATCATTGCTCCACTGATGCTGCGTAACGTGCTGCCGTCTCTGTCTTCAACGATCATTTCGCTCTTCAAGGACACTTCGCTCGCCGCCGCCATCGCCGTGCCCGAGCTGACATTTGCGGCCCGCAAGATCAACGTCGAGAGCTTCCGCGTCGTAGAAACCTGGATGGTCACGTCCGCCCTCTATGTCGCAACCTGTTTTTTCATCGCCGCCTTGATGCGTTTCGTCGAGGGCCGCCTGGCCCTGCCGAGGTAAGCCCGGATGTCCCACACCTTTCTCGAGCAACTCTGGATCGCCCGATACGTCATCATGAACGGCCTCGCCATGACTGTGTCGATCTCTCTGCTGGCCATCCTGGCGGGTTCCGTACTCGGCGTTTTCGTCGGCTTGGCGCTCGTCTACGGCGGCACTGTTTTGCGCTTAGTGGTCCGCGCCTATACGGACGTTATTCGCGGCACGCCGGTGCTCGTGCTCGTACTGGCGAGCTATTACGTCTCCGCAGCCGCCGGAGTTGATCTCGGGCCGTTTTCGGCAGGTGTCCTCGCACTTGCGATCTTCTGCTCCTCGCATGTCGGCGAAATCGTGCGTGGAGCCCTTCAGGCAATCCCCAAGGGACAGACCGAAGCCGCCAAGGCGATCGGCCTGACCTTCACTCAGACCTTCACCTCCGTGCTATGGCCGCAGGCCATGCGCCAGTGCTTGCCGTCCTGGGTGAACACGGCGGCCGAGATGGTAAAGGCCTCAACCCTGCTTTCTGTCATCGGTGTGGCGGAGCTTCTCCTGCGCACGCAGGAGATCATCTCCCGCAATTTCATGAGCCTGCAGTTCTATTTCCTGGCTGGCGCGCTTTATTTCATTGTCAACTACGGCATCGAGCAGTTCGGCAAATATGTCGAGCGCAAGACCGCCCTGCCGTCCTGAAGAGGCTTCCCCAATGGTCAAGACCATTCTCGACATCAAGGGTCTGCGTAAGACCTACGGCACCCACGAAGTCCTCAAGGGCGTCGATTGTAGCGTCCAGGAAGGTGAAGTCATTTCTATCATCGGCTCGTCCGGCTCTGGCAAGACGACTTTGCTTCGCTGCATCAACATGCTCGAAGAATTCCAAAGCGGCACGATTAGTCTGGACGGTGAGGAGATCGGCTATCGCGTCGAAGGCGTGACCCGGCGCCGCAAGAGCGAGAAAGAAATCGCACGCCAGCGTGCACTGACCGGCATGGCGTTTCAGCAGTTCAATCTCTTCCCCCACATGAGTGCGGCTGAAAACATCATGCTTGGTCTCGTCAAGGTGAAGAAAATGACGAAGCCGGAAGCCCGCGCCATTTCCGAAAAATGGCTCGACCGCGTTGGCCTCGCCGCTCGCATGGACCAATATCCCGGTCAGCTTTCCGGCGGCCAGCAGCAGCGCGTCGCGATCGCCCGTGCCATCGCCATGTCGCCGCGGCTGATGCTGTTTGATGAAGTGACCTCTGCGCTCGACCCTGAACTAGTGGGTGAAGTGCTTCAGGTCATCAAGGGGCTTGCCGCCGACGGCATGACCATGCTGCTCGTCACCCACGAGATGCGCTTCGCCTACGAAGTTTCGTCGCGTGTCATCTTCATGAACCAAGGCGTCATCTGCGAGGAAGGCGACCCGAAGAAAATGTTCGTCACTCCAAAGACAGAGCGGCTCGCTGAGTTTCTCAAAACCTCAAGTTTCAACTAGAAGAGAGATCCCATGACAATCAAGCGTTACGGTGCTGGCGAAACCGGGGCCGGCGGACAACCCCTGCCCTTTGCCCGGGCGACGGAAGCAGCAGGCTGGCTCTATGTCTCGGGCCAGGTTCCCATGGAAAAGGGCGAAATCGTGCCCGGCGGTATTGTCGCACAGAGTCGCAAGGCGATTGAGAACATGATCCGTATTCTCGACGAAGCCGGCTACGGTCTGGAGGATGTCGTGCGCGTTGGGGTATGGCTCGATGACCCCCGCGATTTCTGGAGCTTCAATGGCGTCTATGCTGAAATTTTTGGCGGGAATGCACCGGCACGTGCTTGTGTTCAGTCGCGGATGATGGTCGATTGCAAGGTGGAAGTCGATTGCGTGGCCTATCGCGCCGATCGCACCTGACAGCAACTCCGGAGAAGAACATGACGGAAGCCTCCGGCGACACGGTTTCACGACGGACGCGAGGACTGGATCGTGCCTTCGAGATTCTTGAGTTCCTGCGTGTGAAGCGTCGGCCGATGCGCCCGAATGAGATCGCTGCGGAAATCGGCGCGCCGCGCTCCTCAATCTACGAACTCGTCAACCTGCTGCTCAACCACGGAATGTTGGATTATCAGGGCGGCGACGGCAGGGTCTTTCTCGGCCGCCGCCTCTATTTCCTCGGCACCGCATATGCCGAGCAGTTCGACCTTATGCGCGAGTGCGATCGTATGCTGGTCCATCTCGCCGAGGAAACGCGTGAGACAGCGCAGATGTGTCTGCTCGAGGGCAACAAATATACGGTTGCAATGATGCGCGAGGGCATCCGGCCGTTCCGAATCTCCTCGAATGTCGGTGAACTCGTTTCCATTCCCTGGACCGCGTCAGGCCGCCTCCTGGTGTCAAACCTTTCGGATCAGGAAATCCTTGAACTTATCCCGCCGCAGGATTTCGTTTTGCCAAACGGCCGGCGGCTGGAGCCCGCGGATTTCATCGCCCAAGTGAGGCAGGCAGCACGCGATGGATATTTCACCTTCAATAGTGAAGTGGAGAATTTCACCCATTGTTTGGCTGTCCCGATTCATCAGGCTGATGGTGCCTGCATCGCCACGCTGTGCCTGGTTGCCCCGCGCGAAGACGGGCTGCGCAATCGCGCTGCCTATCTCGATAGCCTGTTGAACGCAGCACAAGAGATTTCCGAAAAGCTCGGATTCAATTCACTTTCAAGACGCGCTTCCACATCGCGCGTTTGAAGAGTAACAGCACTCCAGCCTCGATTTCGCGACGGCCGCACCGGTTGCGCTCAAGAGTGTGATACCCTTCCCGGGTTCCTAACCCTTGCCGATGAGATGGAAGATGGGCTAGAGACTACGATGCGTTTCGATCACAAGCGTGCCGATTGCGCGAATTGGAAAAGCGCGGCACCCCGCGCGCCCGCGAAAAAACCCAGGGCGAGGAAGACCTCGCTGACATGTAGATTTGTTGCAGATCGAAAAGCTGTTTTACCGAGCGCGAGTGGCCTTGTGGCGCACCAGGGCCGTCCTGGGGCGGGAGGCCACCGCTTGGCCCATGACGGTGGAAGTATCGCATCACATCGATGCATCCGAGCCTGACGCTGATGGGTTTTGTGACTACCATTACGAGTACGATGTGTTTGAGTTCACAGATGGGTCCGTGACCTTCTTAGCGCGTGCATATAGCGACGAGCCTGAAAAGGCGGCAATGATGGCGCGGATCGAAGGGCAAGACCATCATCTTCTGACAAGGCGGGATCTCTGTCATCCGCTGTTTATAAAGGCCGCAGCCTATCTGCGCGCAGGCGGCAAAACCGACCTCGATTGGCTTGACAGAAGGAGCCGCGCCTATGTCCCGTTGACGTAGGAGATTGGGGTGTGTCGCGGCAATAATTGTGTTCGCCGCTTGACTATAAAATAAAGCCAGCAACAAACGGCAGGACTTCGGCGCGGGCCGGTCTCAGATGTCGACGACCAGCCCCTTGGCTTTCAAGACGGCTTCAAGCTTGCTGACTTCGATCACCGACCTGCCCTGCTTATAGGCGTCGATATAGCCGGCTTCGGCATCCTCGCGGGCCTGCGATAGCCGGGCTGCCTCCTGGACTTCAGCGCGCCGGACAACGACCAGGCCATCGGCATCCCCTACGATGATATCGCCGGGATTAACGATCTCCCCACCGACGATGATCGGATCATTCACGGCGGCGATCGTTTCTTTGACGGTGCCCTTGATGCAAACACTGAGCGAGAAAACCGGGAAGCCGAGTTCCCTCAGCTGAAGCGTATCGCGCACTCCGGTATCGGTCACCAGTCCGCCGATGCCCTTGGCAAGGCAGGCATTGGCCAGCACGTCGCCGAAAGAGCCGGCTTCCTCGTATTCGCCGGCCGACACGACGATGATGTCGCCTGGCTTTGCGTAGTTGATGGCGAGCTGCAGCATGATGTTGTCACGCGGCGCGCATTTCACGGTGAAGGCCGGACCGCACAGCTTCATGCGATAATCAACCGGCTTAAGGCGAGAGGAAAGTGCTCCCCTGCGTCCTTGAGCTTCATGGATTGTTGCCGGCGAGAATTTGGAAAGTGCCGCGACATCAGCCTTGCTTGGCCGTTCAGCGATGTCTCTGATGTGGATCATAAAAACCCCCTAGATAAGACCGGCGGCGAGCACGTCGCGCCGCCTGCAGTCTTCAGTGTTTTGCGATTAGGTTCTGGCCGCGCCGAGCGAGTGGCAATTTACGGGATCGGATCGAATTTCAGCTCGGAGAGCGATACGACCTTGTCGGTCCGCGTCATCTTGTATTCGGTGTTCTGGCCAAGCCACTTGTCCCAGATCTTGTTGAGCTCGCCCGACGTATCGAGCTTGCGAAGCACCTCGTTGATCTTGGCGGTCAGGTCCGGATTGTCCTTGGCCATACCGATGCCGATCGGCTGGTACAACATCGGCTCCTCGATCATCCGCATTTCTTTGCCCTTGGTCTTCGATTCATTGACGAACTTGGTCGTCGTCATGGTGTTGGCCACCATGCCCCTCGCCTTGCCCTGCTGAACGGCAAGATAGGCCGAAGCCGTGTCCTGGAATGTCAGGGGCTCGGACTTGTTGAGCTTGATCGACATTTCGGATGTGGAGCCCTTGGTCGAGGCAATTCTCTGACCCGCGAAATCCGCCTTGCTTTTGCCAGGATCGGAGGCCGGGACGATGAGCATTTCCTTCGCGAGATAGTAGGGATCACTGAACTGAATTTGCTCGGCCCGGCTCAATGTATAAGCGAGATTGGCAACGGTAATGTCGACACGGCCAAGCTTGACCTCCGGCACGCGCGCTTCGACCGAGACTGGCTTGATCTCGGCCTTGACGCCCAGTTCCTTGGCGATGGCGTTGCAAAGATCGACGTCGAAGCCAGCCATTTGACGCGTCTTCAGATCGGGGGACGCAAAGGGTGGAACGTCGGCAAAGGTCGCGCAGCGCAACGTTCCTGCGGATTTGATTTTCTCCAGCTGATCCGCTTTCGCCGGCGAGATCACATTTGCGCCAGCTAAGACGACACCCATGATAAGATATTTCCAGTTCATTGCTGTTCTCCTTTGTTATGATGATTAGTTTAATGCCGTAGATCGGCCAGGAAGCGCTGGGCACGAGGATGGCGCGGGCTCTTGAAGAAGCCTTCGGGAGACGCCGTCTCAAGGATCTGCCCCGCGTCGATAAACCAGATGCGGTCTGCGACATCACGCGCGAAGCCCATTTCGTGGGTGACGCAGAGCATGGTCATGCCCTCGGCTGCCAGGCTTTTCATGACGCTCAGCACTTCGCCAACCATTTCCGGATCGAGCGCGCTCGTGGGTTCATCGAAGAGCATCACCGGCGGCTCCATGGCGAGTGCGCGGGCAATGGCGACGCGCTGCTGCTGTCCGCCAGACAATTGACCTGGATAGGAATGGGCCTTGTCGGCCAGACCAACACGGTCGAGAAGCTTGTTCGCCTTGTCGCGCGCCGCGTCGGGCGCAACACCCTTCACCCTGATCGGCGACATCGACACGTTGTCGAGCACCGACAGATGCGGAAAAAGATTGAAGCTCTGGAACACGAAGCCGATGCGGCTACGAAGAAGATTGAGTTCTTTCGCACGCATTGGCGCGTGAATATTGCGCCCCTCGAGTGTTATCGATCCGCTGCTGATCTCCTCAAGCCGGTTGATGGTGCGGATCAGCGTGGACTTTCCCGAACCAGACGGTCCGCATATGACCACGACCTCTCCCTGGGACACTTCGGCATCAATGTCCTTCAAGACCGGATAGTCGCCATAGCTCTTGCAGACATTCGAAAGGCGGATCGTCTGCAATTCCTGCGTCGATGGAATTGAAGTGCTCATAGCTGCTCCGATACGATTTTTGAGGTCGCAACCAAGGGTGCTGCGCGCAGGCTGGATGGACCGGCGCGCCGGCGCGCGATGCGCCGCTCGAGACGATTTGCGACGTGGGTCAGGCTCCAGCAGATTGCGTAGTAGACAATCGCGAGAATGAGGAACACCTGGAAAGGCTGCGTCAGAAGCTGGTTGTTGACCTGACTGGCCGCGAAGGTGAGATCCGGCACGTTGATCACATATCCGAGCGTCGTGTCCTTGATTGTGGAGACAAACGTCGAGATGATGCTCGGTATCATGTTGTAGAGCGCCTGCGGCAGGATGATGTAGCGCATCGCACCAAGGTAACTGTGTCCAAGCGCTCGAGCGGCTTCCATTTGGCCGTGCCCGAGCGCGACAATCCCCGCACGGACCACTTCACTCAAGAAGGCGCCCTGATAGACCACAAGCGTCGTGAGCATGGTCACGAAACTCGGAACATCCGCCCCAGTCCAGAGCGGGACGAGGAAATAGCTCCAAAGGATGAGCATCAACAAAGGTACGCCGCGCGTGACATAGACGAGAGCGGTGACTGGCCAGCGCAGCATCGGCCATTTCGACAACCTGGCCAACGCGAAAAGAATGCTGACAGGAAAAGCGAGAGCGATGCTGAGTGCCGAAAGGATGAGAGTATTGGCGAGCCCGCCCAGCGGCCCGTTTGGATACTGGCCGATCAACAGCAGCAGCCAGTAGTCTTTGATGATCGCGATGATGTCGTTGATCATGCGCGTGCACTCCGTGCAGGATCTGCGCGCATCGAGAGGTAGGCGCCGCCGGTCATGATCAGGAGCGAGAAAAAGAGATAGAGAACCGTGCCGACCAGGTAGATTTCGAATGTCCTGAAGCTCAAGTTCTCAATTTCCTTCACGGCATGCGTGAGCTCCGATGCGCCGATGACGAGAGCAAGGCTGCTATTCTTGAAGAGGGAAACGCTGTGGTTTATGAGCGGCGGCAGCGCATTGCGAACACCCTGCGGCATGATCACGAAACGCATCGCCGAGATATAACTGTGCCCAAGGGCCTTGGCGGCTTCCATCTGACCAGGATTGACGGAGCGCAGGCCAGAACGCAGATCCTCGCTGAAATAGGCGGCCTGGCAAAGTCCCAGTCCGATAATCGCAAAGATGGCTTCGGCATTGTGGCCGGCGAGCCAGGTTATCCACCCCTGCGGCATCAGCGTGAATATGCCGAAATACCAAAGCATGAGCTGGACGAGGGTAGGAACGTTCCTATGATAGGACACATAGGCGGCGACAACCGGATCACCGAACCGCAGCGGTGAAAAACGCAGGCCCAAAAACAAAAGCGCGAGCGTCATCGCCAGCAGCCACGAACCTATATAGATGACGAACGTCATTTCGATGCCGTGCAGAAGCATCTCGACGTATTCCGGATTGCTCAAGATTGCCGAAAGATCGAAGCCGCTCACCGCTTCGGCTCCCCGGATTTGCCCGCCTCGGGAAAAGTCTTTTCCGGCTTGGCCGTCTGCAAGCCGCCCATCACCTGAAGCGTCGGCGTGATCTCCATGTGGCCGATATTCACCGCGACAGGCGCGGCGATTGCGAATGCGATCGCCTCCGCGATGTCAGCGGCCTGAGGCAATTCGAAACCGTCGATGAAGCGCTCGCGGACGCTCGGATCATCGCCGTGGACGTGGTTAAAGATGTCCGTTGCGACGCGGCCGGGACAGATTTCCGTCACCCGCACGCGCTTGCCGAATGCGTCGATCCGCAACTGGTTCGACAACATGGCAACACCTGCCTTGACAGCATGATACGTTGAATTGCCGCCGAAATTGTAGTTGCCGGCGATCGAGGAGATGTTGATGACGTGTCCGCAATCGCGCGCCACCATTCCAGGCACGATCAGACGGCAAAGGTGCAGGACGGCACGAAGATTGACGTCGACCAGGAGATCGATATCTCCTTCGTCCGCTTCGAGGAACTTCTTCGGCCGGTCGACGCCGGCATTGTTGACCAGAATGTCGAATTGCACACGGTTCGCGAGATCGGCAATTGCCGCCCGATCAGTCACATCAATGACGTGCGCAATGCAGCCCGTGCGCTCGGCCAGCTCCTTCAGGGCTCCGGTGCTGCGAGCGATCGCATGCACTTCGAGATTCTCTCGGCAAAGCCGCTCTACGACTGCGGCACCAATGCCGGAGGAAGCGCCGGTGACCAATGCGGTCCTGTAATCGGAGAATGGCATTTTGATCCCCTTGTCGTTGCTGTGGACAATAACGGAGCTTTAACGCCCTGCCTAAGACCGATTACTTTTGGAGTAATAAGCAACTTTTATGGAGATCGGCGGGCGACGGACGGACGATCCAAAACACCGGAATTATCGCCTTTATTGAGGGTGAAGACGGCTTTCGTCCAGGGTC from Rhizobium gallicum bv. gallicum R602sp harbors:
- a CDS encoding 4-carboxy-4-hydroxy-2-oxoadipate aldolase/oxaloacetate decarboxylase; translated protein: MIHIRDIAERPSKADVAALSKFSPATIHEAQGRRGALSSRLKPVDYRMKLCGPAFTVKCAPRDNIMLQLAINYAKPGDIIVVSAGEYEEAGSFGDVLANACLAKGIGGLVTDTGVRDTLQLRELGFPVFSLSVCIKGTVKETIAAVNDPIIVGGEIVNPGDIIVGDADGLVVVRRAEVQEAARLSQAREDAEAGYIDAYKQGRSVIEVSKLEAVLKAKGLVVDI
- a CDS encoding amino acid ABC transporter permease, which produces MSGFDLSAILSNPEYVEMLLHGIEMTFVIYIGSWLLAMTLALLFLGLRFSPLRFGDPVVAAYVSYHRNVPTLVQLMLWYFGIFTLMPQGWITWLAGHNAEAIFAIIGLGLCQAAYFSEDLRSGLRSVNPGQMEAAKALGHSYISAMRFVIMPQGVRNALPPLINHSVSLFKNSSLALVIGASELTHAVKEIENLSFRTFEIYLVGTVLYLFFSLLIMTGGAYLSMRADPARSARA
- a CDS encoding IclR family transcriptional regulator; amino-acid sequence: MTEASGDTVSRRTRGLDRAFEILEFLRVKRRPMRPNEIAAEIGAPRSSIYELVNLLLNHGMLDYQGGDGRVFLGRRLYFLGTAYAEQFDLMRECDRMLVHLAEETRETAQMCLLEGNKYTVAMMREGIRPFRISSNVGELVSIPWTASGRLLVSNLSDQEILELIPPQDFVLPNGRRLEPADFIAQVRQAARDGYFTFNSEVENFTHCLAVPIHQADGACIATLCLVAPREDGLRNRAAYLDSLLNAAQEISEKLGFNSLSRRASTSRV
- a CDS encoding amino acid ABC transporter ATP-binding protein, which gives rise to MSTSIPSTQELQTIRLSNVCKSYGDYPVLKDIDAEVSQGEVVVICGPSGSGKSTLIRTINRLEEISSGSITLEGRNIHAPMRAKELNLLRSRIGFVFQSFNLFPHLSVLDNVSMSPIRVKGVAPDAARDKANKLLDRVGLADKAHSYPGQLSGGQQQRVAIARALAMEPPVMLFDEPTSALDPEMVGEVLSVMKSLAAEGMTMLCVTHEMGFARDVADRIWFIDAGQILETASPEGFFKSPRHPRAQRFLADLRH
- a CDS encoding SDR family oxidoreductase — translated: MPFSDYRTALVTGASSGIGAAVVERLCRENLEVHAIARSTGALKELAERTGCIAHVIDVTDRAAIADLANRVQFDILVNNAGVDRPKKFLEADEGDIDLLVDVNLRAVLHLCRLIVPGMVARDCGHVINISSIAGNYNFGGNSTYHAVKAGVAMLSNQLRIDAFGKRVRVTEICPGRVATDIFNHVHGDDPSVRERFIDGFELPQAADIAEAIAFAIAAPVAVNIGHMEITPTLQVMGGLQTAKPEKTFPEAGKSGEPKR
- a CDS encoding ABC transporter substrate-binding protein gives rise to the protein MNWKYLIMGVVLAGANVISPAKADQLEKIKSAGTLRCATFADVPPFASPDLKTRQMAGFDVDLCNAIAKELGVKAEIKPVSVEARVPEVKLGRVDITVANLAYTLSRAEQIQFSDPYYLAKEMLIVPASDPGKSKADFAGQRIASTKGSTSEMSIKLNKSEPLTFQDTASAYLAVQQGKARGMVANTMTTTKFVNESKTKGKEMRMIEEPMLYQPIGIGMAKDNPDLTAKINEVLRKLDTSGELNKIWDKWLGQNTEYKMTRTDKVVSLSELKFDPIP
- a CDS encoding amino acid ABC transporter permease; amino-acid sequence: MINDIIAIIKDYWLLLLIGQYPNGPLGGLANTLILSALSIALAFPVSILFALARLSKWPMLRWPVTALVYVTRGVPLLMLILWSYFLVPLWTGADVPSFVTMLTTLVVYQGAFLSEVVRAGIVALGHGQMEAARALGHSYLGAMRYIILPQALYNMIPSIISTFVSTIKDTTLGYVINVPDLTFAASQVNNQLLTQPFQVFLILAIVYYAICWSLTHVANRLERRIARRRAGPSSLRAAPLVATSKIVSEQL